A single window of Pontibacillus chungwhensis DNA harbors:
- the rpsB gene encoding 30S ribosomal protein S2, with translation MSVISMKQLLEAGVHFGHQTRRWNPKMKKYIFTERNGIYIIDLQKTVKKVDEAFNYVKEVAANGGNVLFVGTKKQAQESVKEEATRAGQYYINQRWLGGTLTNFQTIRKRIARLKDIERMEEDGTFDVLPKKEVVELLKEKERLVKFLGGIKNMESLPDVMFIIDPRKERIAVAEAHKLNIPIVGIVDTNCDPDEIDYVIPANDDAIRAVKLLTSKMADAVLEAKQGEETEEVQAEEAETAAE, from the coding sequence ATGTCAGTAATTTCTATGAAACAGCTTTTAGAAGCTGGTGTTCATTTCGGACACCAAACTCGTCGTTGGAATCCAAAGATGAAAAAATACATCTTCACGGAGCGTAACGGCATTTACATCATCGACCTTCAGAAAACAGTTAAGAAGGTAGATGAAGCATTTAACTACGTTAAGGAAGTAGCGGCTAACGGCGGTAACGTCCTTTTCGTTGGTACTAAAAAGCAAGCACAAGAATCCGTTAAGGAAGAAGCAACTCGTGCTGGTCAGTACTACATCAACCAACGTTGGTTAGGTGGAACACTTACGAACTTCCAAACAATCCGTAAACGTATTGCTCGTCTTAAAGATATCGAGCGTATGGAAGAAGACGGTACATTCGACGTACTTCCTAAAAAAGAAGTTGTAGAACTTCTTAAAGAAAAAGAACGTCTTGTTAAATTCCTTGGCGGTATTAAAAATATGGAAAGTCTTCCGGACGTAATGTTCATTATCGACCCACGTAAAGAGCGCATCGCTGTAGCGGAAGCTCACAAATTAAACATTCCGATCGTTGGTATCGTTGACACTAACTGTGATCCAGACGAAATCGACTATGTTATCCCTGCGAACGATGACGCAATTCGCGCTGTTAAACTTCTTACTTCTAAGATGGCAGACGCTGTTCTTGAAGCTAAACAAGGTGAAGAAACTGAAGAAGTTCAAGCTGAAGAAGCAGAAACAGCTGCTGAATAA
- the pyrH gene encoding UMP kinase produces the protein MTTAHYRRVVLKLSGEALSGEEGYGIDPAVIQSVARQVKEISELGVEVAVVVGGGNIWRGKVGSEVGMDRATADYMGMLATVMNSLAMQDSLENIGIPTRVQTSIEMRQVAEPYIRRKAIRHLEKKRVVIFAAGTGNPYFSTDTTAALRAAEIEADVILMAKNNVDGVYNDDPKQNKDAKKYEELSYLDVLNEGLGVMDSTASSLCMDNDIPLLVFSITEEGNIKKAVLGDQIGTIVRGK, from the coding sequence ATGACAACAGCTCACTATCGTCGTGTTGTATTAAAGTTGAGTGGTGAAGCGTTAAGCGGTGAAGAAGGATACGGAATCGATCCTGCTGTTATTCAATCCGTGGCTCGCCAGGTTAAGGAAATTTCTGAGTTAGGTGTTGAAGTCGCAGTTGTTGTTGGTGGCGGAAACATTTGGCGTGGGAAAGTAGGCAGCGAAGTTGGCATGGATCGTGCGACAGCTGACTATATGGGGATGCTGGCTACTGTTATGAATTCTTTAGCCATGCAAGACAGTCTTGAGAATATTGGAATTCCTACACGCGTTCAAACGTCTATTGAAATGCGACAAGTAGCTGAACCATATATTCGCCGTAAGGCAATTCGTCATCTTGAGAAAAAACGAGTGGTCATTTTTGCTGCTGGTACAGGAAATCCGTATTTCTCTACCGATACTACCGCGGCATTGCGTGCTGCTGAGATTGAAGCAGATGTCATCTTAATGGCTAAAAACAACGTAGACGGCGTTTATAATGATGATCCGAAGCAAAATAAAGATGCGAAAAAATACGAAGAGCTATCTTATCTTGATGTTCTAAATGAGGGATTAGGGGTTATGGATTCTACAGCCTCTTCCTTATGCATGGACAATGACATTCCACTTCTAGTATTCTCGATTACGGAAGAAGGAAATATTAAAAAAGCCGTTCTTGGCGATCAAATAGGAACTATTGTGAGGGGGAAATAA
- the frr gene encoding ribosome recycling factor — protein MPKTVLQQTKEQMEEAVRAFTRQLATVRAGRANPSILDGVKVDYYGAVVPLNQLATISAPEARMLVITPFDKSSISEIEKAIQKADLGLSPSSDGNIVRINIPALNEQRRKDLVKVVKKYTEEAKVQVRNVRRDSNDQLKKLEKDGDITEDELRSYQDDVQKETDKNIGEIDKVAKTKEEEIMEV, from the coding sequence ATGCCTAAAACAGTATTACAACAAACAAAAGAACAAATGGAAGAAGCCGTACGCGCCTTTACACGTCAATTAGCTACAGTTCGTGCAGGTCGTGCGAACCCATCCATCCTTGATGGTGTAAAAGTCGATTACTATGGTGCTGTTGTACCATTGAATCAATTAGCAACGATCTCTGCTCCAGAAGCACGTATGCTCGTTATCACTCCATTTGATAAGTCTTCAATCAGTGAGATTGAAAAAGCTATTCAAAAAGCTGATCTAGGTCTTTCGCCATCTAGTGATGGTAACATCGTGCGTATTAATATTCCGGCTCTTAACGAACAACGTCGTAAGGACCTTGTTAAAGTCGTGAAGAAATATACAGAAGAAGCAAAAGTCCAAGTCCGTAATGTGCGTCGTGATTCAAATGATCAACTGAAAAAGCTTGAAAAAGACGGTGACATTACAGAAGATGAACTGCGCAGCTATCAAGATGATGTTCAAAAAGAAACGGATAAAAACATCGGTGAGATTGATAAAGTTGCGAAGACTAAAGAAGAAGAAATCATGGAAGTTTAA
- a CDS encoding isoprenyl transferase translates to MVLKLPFFKKKASSESIQLDRTNIPRHVAIIMDGNGRWAKKRGLPRVAGHKEGMNVVKKIVRRATDLNVGVLTLYAFSTENWKRPKNEVEFIMKLPDEFLNTYLPELIENNVRVQTIGHIEKLPPHTKKAVENAKDQTKRNTGLILNFALNYGGRDEIVQAVRQVAKDVIDENEDPSIISEEMIESHLYTHTLPDPDLLIRTSGEQRLSNYLLWQLAYAEFWFTEVLWPDFDEGQFEKALHDYQKRKRRYGGV, encoded by the coding sequence ATGGTACTAAAACTTCCTTTTTTCAAGAAAAAGGCATCGTCAGAATCAATACAACTAGATCGTACTAATATTCCAAGGCACGTTGCCATTATTATGGACGGAAACGGAAGATGGGCAAAGAAGCGTGGACTACCACGGGTTGCTGGCCATAAAGAAGGAATGAACGTAGTAAAAAAAATCGTTCGACGGGCAACGGATTTAAATGTAGGCGTCCTCACTCTTTATGCGTTTTCTACAGAAAATTGGAAACGGCCTAAAAACGAAGTAGAATTTATTATGAAATTACCTGATGAGTTTCTCAATACATATTTACCAGAATTGATTGAGAATAATGTCAGAGTTCAGACCATAGGGCATATTGAAAAGCTTCCCCCACATACCAAAAAAGCTGTTGAAAATGCAAAAGATCAGACCAAACGTAATACTGGCCTCATTTTGAACTTTGCGCTTAACTATGGGGGCCGTGACGAAATTGTACAAGCGGTGCGTCAGGTAGCAAAAGATGTAATAGATGAAAATGAAGATCCTTCAATCATCTCAGAGGAGATGATTGAATCTCACCTTTACACACATACATTACCAGATCCTGACCTGCTCATTCGCACGAGTGGAGAACAACGCTTAAGCAATTACTTGTTATGGCAGCTTGCCTATGCTGAATTTTGGTTTACAGAAGTGTTATGGCCTGACTTTGATGAAGGTCAATTCGAAAAAGCTCTCCATGATTATCAGAAACGAAAGCGACGTTATGGAGGGGTATAA
- a CDS encoding phosphatidate cytidylyltransferase, with protein MKQRIVTAIIFGLLIIPIFFFGQLPFVILIYGFATIGLAELMRMRRISPISFPGVISFVHLWVLLAPEETFSGVVDMTKAEFTLLAVFILLGYTVLVKNKFTFDETGFLLLSAVYVGMGFYYLIATRNVEDFGVHYVFFTLLLIWATDTGAFFFGKFLGKRKLWPQISPKKTIEGSLGGILLACVVAVVFQLLVPLDKSMFVVIAGAVLIAVFGQIGDLVESAYKRHYSVKDSGKLLPGHGGVLDRFDSLIFVLPILHFIQFIS; from the coding sequence ATGAAACAACGAATCGTTACGGCGATTATATTTGGCTTGTTAATCATTCCTATATTTTTCTTTGGTCAACTTCCGTTTGTGATCCTTATTTATGGGTTCGCAACAATTGGTCTTGCAGAATTAATGAGAATGAGACGAATTTCGCCTATCTCCTTTCCAGGAGTCATTTCGTTTGTCCATCTATGGGTACTATTAGCTCCTGAAGAGACATTCTCAGGGGTCGTAGATATGACAAAAGCAGAATTCACTCTACTAGCTGTGTTTATCTTGCTTGGGTACACAGTACTTGTGAAGAACAAATTCACATTTGATGAAACAGGGTTTTTACTGCTTTCTGCTGTGTATGTTGGAATGGGCTTTTACTATTTAATTGCGACAAGAAATGTAGAGGATTTTGGCGTTCACTATGTATTTTTTACATTGTTGCTAATCTGGGCAACCGATACAGGTGCTTTCTTTTTCGGGAAATTTTTGGGCAAACGAAAGTTATGGCCACAAATTAGTCCTAAGAAAACAATTGAAGGCTCTTTGGGAGGCATTTTGTTGGCCTGTGTGGTCGCTGTGGTGTTCCAACTACTCGTTCCACTCGACAAGTCTATGTTTGTTGTGATTGCCGGAGCGGTCCTCATAGCTGTGTTTGGTCAGATTGGAGATCTAGTTGAATCAGCTTATAAGCGCCATTATTCCGTTAAGGATTCAGGGAAGTTACTACCTGGACATGGAGGCGTGTTAGATCGTTTTGATAGCTTGATATTTGTGCTGCCCATTCTGCATTTTATCCAATTTATATCATAG
- the dxr gene encoding 1-deoxy-D-xylulose-5-phosphate reductoisomerase: MKHIALLGATGSIGIQTTDVIRNHPEEFNLFAMAFRRNVEKALPLIREFDPEIIVVQSEETKAELIEANVQADVLVGSVAMKEIATHDHVDVLVNAVMGSVGLEATLGAIESRKQVALANKETLVTAGHLVMEAAKRNGVDILPVDSEHSAIYQCLNGENHSDIHKLTLTASGGSFRDKARSELEGVTVEDALNHPNWSMGAKITIDSATMMNKGLEVIEAHWLFDIPYDDIDVIQHRESVIHSMVEFNDKSVMAQLGTPDMRVPIQYALTYPNRLEMKDTKTLNLVEIGKLHFEEMDFERFPCLRMAYEAGRAGGTMPTVLNAANEQAVALFLEGDIDFLRIESLIERALSEHELIERPSLETIVEVDQETRARVKSYVK; the protein is encoded by the coding sequence ATGAAACATATTGCTTTACTAGGGGCTACTGGTTCAATCGGTATTCAAACGACTGATGTCATCCGTAACCACCCCGAAGAGTTTAATCTATTTGCGATGGCTTTTCGCCGGAATGTAGAAAAAGCTTTGCCATTAATAAGAGAATTTGATCCGGAGATTATAGTCGTTCAAAGTGAAGAAACAAAGGCTGAGCTTATCGAAGCAAACGTACAAGCTGACGTATTAGTAGGTTCTGTTGCCATGAAGGAGATTGCCACTCATGACCATGTAGATGTGTTAGTGAATGCTGTAATGGGAAGTGTGGGGCTAGAAGCAACCCTTGGAGCGATTGAGTCCCGTAAGCAAGTAGCGCTTGCGAATAAAGAAACGCTCGTAACAGCTGGACACTTAGTAATGGAAGCAGCCAAAAGAAACGGTGTCGATATCCTTCCTGTAGACAGCGAACATTCAGCGATTTATCAATGTTTAAATGGAGAGAACCATTCGGACATTCATAAGCTTACCCTCACGGCTTCAGGAGGGAGCTTCAGAGATAAGGCGAGGTCTGAGCTTGAGGGTGTTACCGTTGAGGACGCTCTTAATCATCCGAATTGGAGCATGGGCGCAAAAATTACAATTGATTCAGCAACAATGATGAATAAAGGGCTTGAAGTTATTGAAGCGCACTGGCTATTTGATATCCCTTATGACGATATTGATGTTATTCAGCATCGTGAAAGCGTCATTCACTCCATGGTTGAATTTAATGATAAAAGCGTAATGGCTCAATTAGGTACCCCGGATATGCGTGTGCCCATTCAGTACGCGCTGACTTATCCAAATCGACTTGAAATGAAAGATACGAAAACGTTAAACTTAGTAGAAATAGGCAAACTCCATTTTGAAGAAATGGACTTTGAACGTTTTCCATGTCTACGTATGGCCTATGAAGCTGGAAGAGCCGGAGGAACAATGCCTACTGTACTTAATGCGGCTAATGAGCAGGCGGTAGCGCTCTTTTTAGAAGGGGATATTGATTTCCTTAGGATTGAATCGCTGATCGAACGTGCACTCAGCGAACATGAGTTAATTGAAAGGCCTTCTCTTGAAACAATTGTAGAGGTTGATCAGGAAACACGAGCAAGAGTTAAATCTTACGTAAAATAA
- the rseP gene encoding RIP metalloprotease RseP: protein MPTILAFIFMFGLLVFVHELGHLIFAKRAGMLAREFAIGFGPKIFSFMKNETLYTIRLLPIGGYVRVAGEDPEIVELKPGHHIGLEFSQAGKVNRIIVNNKSKYPNARVIEVEQADLDHKLMIQGYEIDEDEKLIFDVEPDALFVMDEKETQIAPYDRQFASKTVPQRAMQLFAGPMMNFLLAIVIFYLLAMIQGVPSNDSTLGKLTEDGPAQEAGLQQGDKVAAVGGENVGTWVEFVEIIQEKPNETVELSIVRDGENLMVPVKTGVMERNGEEVGKIGVFQPKEKSMTTLATYGFTKTYEITTMILTNLGQLVTGQLSIDQLSGPVGIYNATDEVVSMSWANYLPWIAMLSINLGIINLVPLPALDGGRLLFVGVEAVRGKPIEPQKEAIVHFIGFALLMLLMIVVTWNDIQRLFL from the coding sequence TTGCCGACTATATTAGCATTTATATTCATGTTTGGATTGCTTGTTTTTGTACATGAACTAGGTCACTTGATATTTGCTAAGCGTGCAGGTATGTTAGCTCGTGAGTTTGCAATAGGATTTGGACCAAAGATCTTTTCATTCATGAAGAACGAAACGCTCTATACAATCCGATTATTACCTATTGGTGGGTATGTTCGCGTTGCAGGGGAAGACCCTGAAATTGTGGAATTAAAACCAGGACACCATATTGGGCTTGAATTCAGCCAAGCTGGTAAGGTAAACCGGATTATTGTGAATAACAAATCGAAATATCCTAATGCAAGAGTGATTGAGGTTGAACAAGCTGATTTAGATCATAAGCTTATGATTCAGGGTTATGAGATTGATGAAGATGAAAAACTCATTTTTGATGTTGAACCAGATGCTCTGTTTGTCATGGATGAGAAAGAAACTCAAATCGCTCCTTATGATCGCCAATTTGCATCGAAGACGGTTCCACAGCGGGCCATGCAGTTGTTTGCTGGGCCTATGATGAACTTCTTACTTGCGATTGTCATCTTCTATCTGCTCGCTATGATTCAAGGGGTCCCTTCTAATGACTCTACACTAGGTAAGTTAACAGAAGATGGTCCTGCTCAAGAAGCTGGGTTACAGCAGGGGGATAAAGTAGCTGCAGTTGGTGGTGAGAACGTTGGAACATGGGTTGAGTTTGTTGAAATTATTCAAGAAAAACCTAATGAAACGGTAGAACTATCCATTGTACGCGACGGAGAGAACTTAATGGTTCCTGTTAAGACAGGCGTAATGGAACGAAATGGTGAAGAAGTCGGAAAAATTGGTGTATTCCAACCCAAAGAAAAATCCATGACCACTCTCGCAACCTATGGTTTTACAAAAACATATGAAATCACTACAATGATTTTGACGAATCTAGGGCAACTGGTTACAGGTCAATTATCGATTGATCAGTTATCTGGACCCGTGGGAATTTACAATGCAACAGATGAAGTTGTGAGTATGAGCTGGGCTAATTACTTGCCATGGATCGCTATGTTAAGTATTAACCTTGGGATTATTAATTTGGTTCCTCTTCCAGCCCTCGATGGAGGACGCCTTCTATTCGTTGGTGTAGAAGCAGTAAGAGGGAAGCCAATTGAACCGCAGAAAGAAGCCATTGTCCATTTCATTGGTTTTGCACTTCTCATGTTACTCATGATTGTTGTAACATGGAATGATATTCAACGATTATTTTTATAA
- a CDS encoding proline--tRNA ligase, whose amino-acid sequence MKQSEMLLPTLRENPADAEIKSHQLLVRAGFIRKVASGIYSFLPAGTKVLRKVEAVVREEMENAGAMEMNMTALQPAEHWKETGRWNTFGPELMRMHDRHNREFALGATHEEEVTAIIRDEVKSYKQLPLTVYQIQSKFRDEKRPRFGLLRGREFLMKDAYSFHSTQESLDQAYERIFRAYKNIFTRLGLNFRAVIADSGAMGGKDTHEFMVLSEVGEDTIAYSDQSNYAANIEMAPVVTSYEPSSEQPKDREKIATPNCKTMAEAAEALGHSLEEGIKAIMFKLDDEKLVMVLTRGDHEVNDVKLKNLYDASLIDLASEEEVKAAIGAGFGSLGPVGASETVEIVADNAVKSLVNATCGANEDGFHFKNVTPGHDFEVTHYADLRFIQEGDPSPDGEGTIQFAKGIEVGHVFKLGQFYAEKMGANFLDENGKNQTLIMGCYGIGVSRTLASIVEQYHDDAGITWPKQVAPYHVHLLALNVKKDEQKELAERLYATLKEKGIEVLYDDRKERAGVKFADSDLIGIPLRITVGKRADEGVVESKIRVTGEQAEVHESELVEHIEALLKEL is encoded by the coding sequence ATGAAACAGAGTGAAATGCTCTTACCTACCCTACGTGAAAATCCTGCTGATGCAGAGATTAAAAGTCATCAATTATTAGTTCGTGCCGGTTTCATCCGAAAAGTAGCTTCTGGTATATATTCCTTTTTACCAGCAGGTACAAAAGTGCTACGAAAAGTAGAGGCAGTAGTTCGAGAAGAAATGGAAAATGCGGGCGCAATGGAAATGAATATGACAGCCCTTCAACCAGCTGAACACTGGAAAGAAACAGGGCGTTGGAATACATTCGGCCCTGAGTTAATGCGTATGCATGATCGCCACAATCGTGAATTTGCCCTTGGTGCTACTCATGAAGAAGAAGTAACAGCCATCATTCGCGATGAAGTGAAAAGTTATAAACAATTACCATTAACGGTTTATCAAATTCAATCAAAGTTCCGTGATGAAAAACGCCCTCGTTTTGGGTTACTTCGAGGAAGAGAATTCCTAATGAAGGATGCTTACTCTTTCCACAGCACACAAGAAAGTCTTGATCAGGCCTATGAGCGTATTTTTAGAGCTTATAAAAACATCTTCACACGTCTTGGATTAAACTTCCGTGCTGTTATAGCTGATTCTGGTGCCATGGGTGGTAAAGATACTCATGAATTTATGGTGCTATCAGAAGTTGGGGAAGATACAATTGCATATTCGGATCAAAGTAATTATGCGGCCAATATAGAAATGGCTCCTGTCGTAACTTCATATGAGCCGTCTTCTGAGCAACCAAAAGATCGGGAAAAGATAGCAACTCCTAATTGTAAGACAATGGCAGAAGCTGCGGAAGCTCTTGGACATTCTCTTGAAGAAGGAATTAAAGCGATTATGTTCAAGCTAGACGATGAAAAGTTAGTTATGGTTCTAACCCGCGGTGATCATGAAGTAAACGATGTGAAGTTAAAGAATCTATATGATGCTAGCTTAATTGATCTTGCTTCTGAAGAAGAAGTGAAAGCAGCCATTGGTGCTGGTTTTGGCTCATTAGGTCCTGTAGGCGCATCAGAAACAGTAGAGATCGTGGCTGACAATGCTGTGAAGAGTCTTGTAAATGCTACTTGTGGAGCTAATGAAGATGGTTTCCACTTTAAAAATGTCACACCAGGCCATGATTTTGAAGTGACTCATTATGCTGACCTTCGCTTTATACAAGAAGGAGATCCTTCTCCAGATGGTGAAGGCACAATTCAATTTGCCAAAGGAATTGAAGTGGGACACGTATTCAAGTTAGGCCAGTTTTACGCAGAGAAAATGGGAGCAAACTTCCTAGATGAGAACGGGAAGAACCAAACACTTATCATGGGTTGTTACGGTATTGGTGTATCTCGTACACTAGCCTCTATTGTTGAGCAGTATCATGATGATGCTGGGATTACTTGGCCAAAGCAAGTGGCTCCATATCACGTTCATCTTTTAGCCCTTAATGTGAAAAAAGACGAACAAAAAGAATTAGCTGAACGTCTTTATGCTACTCTAAAAGAGAAAGGCATTGAGGTTTTATATGATGATCGAAAAGAGCGTGCAGGTGTTAAATTTGCTGATAGCGACCTTATTGGTATACCACTTCGGATTACAGTAGGTAAACGTGCCGATGAAGGTGTCGTAGAAAGTAAAATTCGTGTAACAGGCGAACAAGCCGAGGTACACGAAAGTGAACTAGTTGAACATATTGAAGCACTATTAAAAGAATTGTAA